A single window of Deltaproteobacteria bacterium DNA harbors:
- a CDS encoding glycosyltransferase family 4 protein translates to MSNVLGDQLDKAVKLVHITTIPESLAFFLRGQANYMRHQGLEVHGVASPGEALHQAALQEGMIVHGIEMQRYITPLKDLVALGKLYRLIRQLKPTIVHAHTPKAGFLGVLAARLAGVPVVIYGMRGLRFITSNGIKRKLLMLSETLACQMAHQVIAVSFSIKKRALALGLCQPEKIQVIKFGSGNGVDAKVKFNPQRLPTGTREVIRERYQIPKEAVVLGFVGRIVKDKGIMELTEAWQALTNEFPDLFLILIGQEEPQDPVPRAILDRLKTTPKVRFLGCLREMASAYAAMDILVLPTYREGFPNVLLEAAAMELPVVATHADGSVDAVIDEVTGFLVPPQNGPALAVVLRQLLLNQELREQMGKAGRQRVLHDYRPESIWQALFQNYMELLKTKHPISLIAQHSPLQKYL, encoded by the coding sequence ATGAGCAATGTTCTTGGTGATCAGTTAGACAAGGCTGTGAAGCTGGTTCATATTACTACCATCCCTGAATCCCTTGCCTTTTTTTTACGTGGTCAGGCTAATTATATGAGGCATCAGGGCCTTGAAGTTCATGGCGTTGCTTCGCCAGGCGAAGCCCTTCACCAAGCTGCACTCCAAGAAGGCATGATTGTTCACGGCATTGAAATGCAGCGCTACATTACTCCTTTAAAGGATCTGGTGGCGTTGGGCAAACTATATCGTCTTATCCGGCAATTAAAACCTACCATTGTCCATGCCCATACGCCCAAAGCAGGTTTTCTTGGAGTGCTGGCGGCGCGGCTGGCTGGCGTGCCCGTCGTGATTTATGGGATGCGTGGCTTACGATTTATAACCTCCAATGGTATCAAGCGGAAACTGCTTATGCTTTCAGAAACACTAGCCTGTCAAATGGCCCACCAGGTTATTGCCGTTAGTTTCTCGATTAAAAAAAGAGCACTAGCCTTAGGACTCTGTCAACCAGAGAAAATTCAGGTCATTAAATTCGGCAGCGGCAACGGGGTTGATGCCAAAGTCAAATTTAATCCCCAAAGATTACCAACTGGCACCAGAGAAGTGATCAGGGAGCGTTATCAGATTCCCAAAGAAGCTGTGGTCTTGGGTTTTGTGGGACGAATTGTAAAAGATAAGGGGATCATGGAATTAACCGAAGCCTGGCAAGCTTTAACCAATGAGTTTCCAGATCTTTTTCTCATTTTGATTGGTCAGGAAGAACCTCAAGATCCAGTACCAAGAGCAATATTGGATAGATTAAAAACTACTCCTAAAGTACGGTTTCTCGGTTGTCTTAGAGAGATGGCATCGGCTTATGCGGCTATGGATATTTTGGTACTGCCCACTTATCGGGAGGGTTTCCCCAATGTTCTGTTAGAGGCCGCGGCCATGGAGCTGCCGGTGGTCGCCACCCACGCGGATGGCAGCGTGGACGCCGTAATAGATGAGGTAACAGGTTTCTTGGTGCCCCCTCAAAATGGCCCGGCCTTGGCGGTAGTCCTAAGACAACTGTTGCTGAACCAAGAACTGCGAGAGCAGATGGGAAAGGCTGGCCGCCAGCGGGTCTTACACGATTACCGCCCTGAGAGTATTTGGCAGGCTCTATTCCAAAATTATATGGAGTTGTTGAAAACTAAACACCCAATTTCTCTCATAGCGCAACATTCTCCCTTACAAAAATATCTTTAG
- a CDS encoding glycosyltransferase family 4 protein, giving the protein MWQELRNQNRPFAVEVIADPYDTFSPGAIKHCLRPLLRWWAPLQLRRLCREANGALYVTSQALQRRYPCPAYSVGVSDVELSDGAFVSTPRPPPSTLEPFTLIQVGSLNQLYKGPDILIDAVSKCASAGLDIHLVIVGDGKHRLDLEARAAMQGLGNRVRFLGRLPAGKAVRFQLDQADLFVMPSRMEGLPRALLEAMARALPCIASRVGGIPELLAPEDLFPPNDVDALARKIYEVAIDPERQALMSARNLKKAKEYHIDILLPKRIAFYRHIKEMTSEWLQNQRDHR; this is encoded by the coding sequence AGCCGACCCTTACGATACTTTTTCGCCTGGTGCAATAAAACACTGTTTACGCCCGCTTTTGCGCTGGTGGGCTCCCTTGCAACTGAGACGTCTCTGCCGCGAGGCCAATGGAGCACTTTATGTCACGTCTCAGGCTCTCCAACGTCGTTATCCTTGCCCGGCCTATTCTGTGGGGGTGTCGGATGTCGAGCTCTCTGATGGCGCCTTTGTCTCCACACCCCGACCCCCACCCTCCACCCTAGAACCTTTTACTCTCATTCAGGTTGGGAGTTTAAACCAACTCTACAAGGGTCCCGATATATTAATCGACGCGGTCAGCAAATGCGCCAGCGCTGGTTTGGATATACATCTGGTCATTGTTGGTGATGGCAAGCATCGGTTAGATTTAGAAGCTCGAGCGGCAATGCAGGGATTAGGCAACCGGGTCCGGTTTCTTGGCAGGCTGCCGGCTGGAAAAGCGGTCCGGTTCCAGTTGGATCAGGCGGATCTCTTTGTCATGCCTTCCCGCATGGAAGGTTTGCCCCGCGCCCTGCTCGAGGCCATGGCCCGAGCCCTGCCGTGTATTGCCAGTAGAGTAGGCGGCATCCCAGAACTGCTTGCCCCCGAGGACCTGTTCCCTCCCAATGATGTCGACGCTCTGGCCCGCAAAATTTATGAGGTGGCAATCGATCCGGAACGCCAAGCTCTTATGTCCGCCCGTAACCTTAAAAAAGCTAAAGAGTACCATATCGATATTCTGTTACCCAAGCGGATCGCATTCTACCGCCATATAAAAGAGATGACCTCAGAATGGCTGCAAAACCAAAGAGACCACCGATGA